One region of Fragaria vesca subsp. vesca linkage group LG4, FraVesHawaii_1.0, whole genome shotgun sequence genomic DNA includes:
- the LOC101302059 gene encoding small ubiquitin-related modifier 1-like, whose product MVAFCIHRSLDMKALRVLLDGTRLELDRTPQELKMEDGDEIEVMIQATGGSKMAYTCVPSLCTHLEWKVVVEVWKTFLSKKKRKEEEVWKTL is encoded by the exons ATGGTTGCATTCTGTATCCACCGCTCCCTGGATATGAAAGCCCTTCGGGTATTGTTGGACGGAACAAGACTTGAACTGGACCGAACTCCGCAGGAG CTTAAAATGGAAGATGGTGATGAGATTGAAGTCATGATCCAAGCCACTGGGGGTTCAAAGATGGCGTACACTTGTGTCCCAAGCCTTTGTACACATTTAGAGTGGAAGGTCGTAGTTGAAGTATGGAAGACATTCCTATCAAAAAAAAAAAGAAAAGAAGAAGAAGTATGGAAGACATTATGA
- the LOC101294938 gene encoding uncharacterized protein At2g29880-like yields MIWKLIKPSGLLLHREFSDLIEHTGFGWDPIRNTITASEEVWATYVKRVSGVKPYRKKGLEHYEILREIFDTTTSTGQLHYASSQVPPNSDDERELEKKILNNGVHINLDDQDFNVNNAQTETRAKRKAVTKAPSSGQNGSILRNLW; encoded by the exons ATGATATGGAAGTTGATAAAGCCGAGTGGTCTACTATTACATCGTGAGTTTTCTGATCTGATTGAGCATACCGGATTTGGATGGGATCCTATTAGAAACACTATTACCGCATCAGAGGAAGTATGGGCTACATATGTCAAG AGAGTGTCAGGAGTGAAACCCTATCGTAAGAAAGGCTTGGAGCATTATGAAATTTTAAGAGAAATATTTGACACTACTACTTCAACAGGTCAACTACATTATGCCTCTAGCCAAGTGCCTCCCAATTCAGATGATGAGCGAGAGTTAGAGAAAAAGATTCTTAACAATGGAGTTCATATCAATCTTGATGATCAGGATTTCAATGTCAATAATGCTCAAACTGAGACAAGGGCAAAAAGAAAAGCTGTGACAAAGGCTCCATCTTCGGGACAAAATGGAAGCATACTTAGAAATTTGTGGTGA
- the LOC101311368 gene encoding UV radiation resistance-associated gene protein-like, with amino-acid sequence MERNRSLADKNKSDREKVKVKVIEWEEFEQELARLWSLSSALKEAQEKKQSLQLKLQSLIEVEAESLNRSNELEEMKQKLEARKAVMGKMSMHSMLAVEDTKMKEEQLSTELRSLLVAGTALSVARKRLEESNQLLSRDNGYIRLKNLQKMLRRRQQNMITQVSLLYPVKFTMGPAHEQELESFPNTSRSGNSARFKPANQGTLTILGLHLTMLPFKMTSFFTDKKEVQKSATALGYVGHAVCLIASYLKVPLRYPLRLGGSHSYIIDYGPSVDPTTSDLTSNTVVSTDVKHVEFPLFLDGQDTTRAAYAVFLLNKDLEQLLNFIGVKSLGPRHVLANLKELVRTIQSVDYIVSDVPVLSL; translated from the exons ATGGAACGAAACCGAAGCCTCGCGGATAAGAACAAGAGCGATCGCGAGAAGGTGAAGGTGAAGGTGATTGAATGGGAGGAATTCGAGCAGGAGCTTGCGAGGTTGTGGAGTCTGTCTTCTGCGCTGAAGGAAGCTCAGGAGAAGAAGCAGAGTCTTCAGCTCAAGCTCCAGTCTCTCATTGAG GTTGAAGCTGAGTCATTAAATCGATCAAATGAGCTTGAGGAGATGAAGCAGAAGCTGGAGGCTAGGAAAGCGGTAATGGGAAAAATGTCTATGCATTCTATGCTTGCTGTGGAGGATACTAAAATGAAAGAGGAACAGCTTAGTACAGAGCTAAGGTCGCTATTGGTTGCTGGGACAGCTCTATCAGTAGCTAGGAAGCGACTGGAG GAGTCAAATCAGCTACTTTCCAGAGACAATGGATATATTCGTCTTAAAAACTTGCAAAAGATGCTAAGAAGAAGACAACAAAATATGATAACACAAGTTTCATTGCTCTATCCTGTAAAGTTCACTATGGGTCCTGCACATGAACAGGAGCTTGAATCATTTCCTAACACTAGTAGATCAG GTAATTCTGCTCGATTTAAACCTGCAAATCAGGGAACATTGACAATTTTAGGCTTGCATTTGACCATGCTGCCTTTTAAAATGACGAGTTTCTTCACCGACAAGAAAGAGGTTCAGAAGTCTGCAACAGCCCTGGGATATGTCGGCCAT GCTGTTTGCCTTATAGCCTCCTACTTAAAAGTTCCATTGCGTTATCCTTTGCGCTTGGGTGGTTCCCATTCCTATATTATTGATTATGGACCATCCGTAGACCCTACAACATCTGATTTAACGTCAAATACAGTGGTTTCCACGGATGTGAAACATGTGGAGTTCCCTCTCTTTTTAGATGGTCAAGACACGACAAGAGCAGCTTATGCTGTATTCTTACTAAACAAG GATTTAGAACAGCTTCTGAATTTCATTGGTGTAAAAAGCTTAGGGCCACGGCATGTGCTGGCCAATTTGAAGGAGCTTGTAAGGACCATTCAGTCTGTAGATTATATTGTTTCTGATGTACCAGTTTTGTCTCTGTAA